The following proteins are encoded in a genomic region of Musa acuminata AAA Group cultivar baxijiao chromosome BXJ2-11, Cavendish_Baxijiao_AAA, whole genome shotgun sequence:
- the LOC103971854 gene encoding large ribosomal subunit protein eL38z/eL38y has protein sequence MPKQIHEIKDFLLTARRKDARSVKIKRSKDVVKFKVRCAKYLYTLCVFDYAKADKLKQSLPPGLSVQEV, from the exons ATG CCCAAGCAAATCCACGAGATTAAGGATTTCCTTCTGACTGCGAGAAGGAAAGATGCGAGGTCGGTGAAGATAAAGAGGAGCAAGGACGTGGTCAAATTCAAAGTTCGCTGCGCCAAGTACCTCTACACATTGTGTGTGTTCGACTATGCGAAGGCAGACAAGTTGAAGCAATCTCTTCCCCCAG GCTTGAGTGTCCAAGAAGTCTGA